One Podarcis muralis chromosome Z, rPodMur119.hap1.1, whole genome shotgun sequence DNA segment encodes these proteins:
- the LOC114589437 gene encoding protein CutA homolog isoform X1, giving the protein MGRCAKMAKMPKEWFVQRCQALLAASGSALRQGYLTLPLVMSFSLLMYPVLRTLVLHLHSAVTGSYIPGSHSIALVNCPNEQTARDIARAIMERKLAACVNILPKASSMYIWNGEIEETTEILLLMKTRTSKINELSEYISSLHPFAIPEFISLLIDQGNPAYLKWMEESIPYD; this is encoded by the exons ATGGGCAGGTGCGCTAAGATGGCAAAAATGCCGAAGGAGTGGTTTGTTCAGCGTTGCCAGGCTCTCCTCGCGGCGTCTGGCTCGGCGTTGCGCCAGGGATACTTGACTTTGCCGCTG GTTATGAGCTTCTCTTTGCTAATGTATCCAGTGCTGAGAACCCTTGTCCTCCATTTGCACTCTGCTGTTACTGGTAGCTATATTCCTGGATCTCATTCAATTGCACTCGTCAATTGCCCCAACGAACAGACTGCGAGAGACATTGCAAG GGCAATTATGGAGAGAAAATTGGCTGCTTGCGTGAATATCCTCCCCAAGGCCTCATCCAT GTATATTTGGAATGGAGAGATAGAGGAAACTACAGAGATACTTCTG ctgatgaaaacaagGACTTCCAAAATCAATGAGTTGTCAGAATATATCAG CTCTTTGCATCCATTTGCAATTCCCGAATTTATCAGCCTGCTCATTGACCAAGGAAACCCGGCCTATTTAAAATGGATGGAGGAGAGTATCCCGTATGATTAG
- the LOC114589437 gene encoding protein CutA homolog isoform X2 — protein sequence MGRCAKMAKMPKEWFVQRCQALLAASGSALRQGYLTLPLVMSFSLLMYPVLRTLVLHLHSAVTGSYIPGSHSIALVNCPNEQTARDIARAIMERKLAACVNILPKASSISLHPFAIPEFISLLIDQGNPAYLKWMEESIPYD from the exons ATGGGCAGGTGCGCTAAGATGGCAAAAATGCCGAAGGAGTGGTTTGTTCAGCGTTGCCAGGCTCTCCTCGCGGCGTCTGGCTCGGCGTTGCGCCAGGGATACTTGACTTTGCCGCTG GTTATGAGCTTCTCTTTGCTAATGTATCCAGTGCTGAGAACCCTTGTCCTCCATTTGCACTCTGCTGTTACTGGTAGCTATATTCCTGGATCTCATTCAATTGCACTCGTCAATTGCCCCAACGAACAGACTGCGAGAGACATTGCAAG GGCAATTATGGAGAGAAAATTGGCTGCTTGCGTGAATATCCTCCCCAAGGCCTCATCCAT CTCTTTGCATCCATTTGCAATTCCCGAATTTATCAGCCTGCTCATTGACCAAGGAAACCCGGCCTATTTAAAATGGATGGAGGAGAGTATCCCGTATGATTAG